ATTGTCACCAAAACTGATTCATCAATGTGCTTAGCTGAATGTGACGTTAGCGGAAGTGGAAGGGGAGAAGAATGgaacattgttattgttaacaGAGATTCAGAGGGATTCCAATGTTATCAACAAGAGGATCAAATCAAAGTCGATATTTTAACTCCTGAAGGTGATCACCAAGAAACAGTACTGAAAGATAGCAAAGATGGCAAATACACAGTAACATATACACCACAATGTGTTGGAGAACATAGACTGGAAATTCAAGTGAATGGGCAGTCACTGACTGGTAGCCCTTATGTTGGGCAGGTTGGTGAGCGTCACTATCGATTTGCTTCAAAGTTTGGATCAAGAGGGAAGGGAACAGGAGAGTTTGATGGAATTTACGATATTGCTGTAAGTGACAAAACTGGAACAATTGCTGTTGCAGATGTGGGAAACAAAAGAATTCAACTGTTTAGTTCAGATGGAAAGTTGCAAAGGGAGATAATGCTTGATGATACACCTTCCTCAGTGGAATTCACTCACAGTGGTGACCTGCTGACTTTACTTCCTGTGAGCAACGACAAGCTTCATCTATTCAGTGAGGAAGGTGAGTTCATCAAACACATCAATGATCAGCATCTTAAGGAACCACAACATCTGTCCATTGCAAGAGATGGCTGTTTAATCATAACTGACCAGGGAAACAATGGAGTCAAGGTCCTCTCCCCTGATGGGATTGTCTTGCTGCTATCTTTCATTGCCCCAAACTGTGATAAATATCCAGAATGTGCTGTTTATCATCTGGACAAATTCTATGTTTCCTATCCCGGTGCTCATTGTATCAAAGTGTTTGACAAAAGAGGAGTGTATTTACATAACATCTGCTGTAAAGGATCCAATGATGGACAGTCTGATTGTCCTGTTGGACTAGTCATTGATGAGTACAACCAACTGATTGTGTGTGATGGAGATAACCAAAGGCTGCAACTTTTCTCCCTGAGTGGCACGTTTTTGAGTAAATTGCAGGGAGAATATTTCAACAATAGCTATCCTTGGTATGCTGCCTTAAATAACAATGGCACTCTATTTGTAGCAGATAGACTTGGAAAATGCATTGTcactttaaaaagaaaattattttgatattatAAAAAAATAGTGATTAAATTTAATTGCTATGATTTCTTCTGAAAACCCACAGCTATGTTTTACTTTTGATAAGATAAGAAACTTTTGAAGtggttattttattgtttttattttttattcactttttttgCAACAACCTCTAGCTACAACAACTTTACCCTACAGAGTTTATCATAAgtgcaagcaaaaaagaaaatttaagttGCTGGAAAGCCTTCTGAGAAACCAGAAGGCTCTGTTACTTATGAGCTCTAATAGGATAAAGTAATAGGCTTGGCGTAGATCATCAGTTGATTATTACAGAAAACGTGTTTcgttatatttattattattagtagtagtattaaGTCTAATAGCATCAAGAAAACACCAATGATAACTACTAGGGACATTATCCTTAGAAGATACACTTCCAAAAGTTCTAGTTATCAAAACTCATGCCAAAATCATAATAAAATTAGTGTTTTTTTGCAATCTACATCAgcataaaaaacagaaagcatGTGTTTTGAACATTGCTATCCCAGGTTGTGGACAGGGGCTGGATCAAAGTTAGTTTTGACACAGAGCAGAAGTTACGTTTTCTTGCTCATGTCAACTTGACAGTTTCTTTTATTTACAGTTTCATTATGGGCTAAAATTCTACAACGACTTAGTTGGTCTTTCTCTTCCTCATAATAAGATTGGTTCTGCAAGAACCAGTTCTCGTCATTCCAATCTCTAGACATATACAATGTTTGTGTACAATACAGTAATTTTATTTAGATATTTAACATGATCTAGCTACACCATAACTTAGGGGTGTTTCACCTTTCCGACAACTTCACATAGTCCCCTCTTatcatttctttgtctttcttgtTATAATCATACAAAACTACAAGATGTCAAGACCAGCTTttaaaataacattattttccaTCTTAAGAGCCATTTATGTAGCTTTCTTGTATAGAAAGTTGAGACAGTTATATTCAGGACATTCAAGATAGGAATATTTATTAGCACTATGCCAAATTTTATCCccttttcactttttttgttAACTTGGTAAGAACACTGGACAGTTTCTTCACTTAGCAGTTAATAGAGGGATAAAATCCTTGAAAGTAGTCATTGCTCATTGAAATAtggttttgtaataattattggactAATTAACATAACGAAATGCCTCAGAGCTGAATAATCACTTGTGTTTGTTATTGATGAAAGAGTCACCTAAATGTAAAGACTCTGTAGACTGtgcatttgctttgtttttaccCTGTTCAAGATGATGCCTACGACCGGGTAGGAGGAAAATCAATGACCGGGTAGGAGGAAGTGAATGAAAAATATTGCCCTTTCACAAACAAAAGGGAGAGAAATTGGTTCAAAGATTAGCTATTGCTTGGGAACGTTAAGCACAATCGATGATCAAAGGCTTTTTAGGTATTACGAAATCATCTCATCACACTTTCTTGAACTCAGTTCATAAACTTCTTTTGGTGTTAAATGAAGTTCCTCTGTCCATCAGAGGAGATTTCCATTTCTGTCTTATTTCTATTTGTATCCACACCCACAAGTGTGCAATTGTAGATGCTATTTAGTGAGTGTAGAACAGGGTGCTGATTACTAAGTTTTTCAAAGGGCTCTTGTTACAGCTTTTAATCACCCCTGATGAAGACAACTGACAGAAATGGCAAATGGCAAGGGGCCCCGGGTAGTGTATGTTGAGAGTTGAGCAAACAGATCATGCCCATATATGAGAAAGCCAAACTACCAAGGCTGCTGCCAAATGAACATTTAGAAGAACCTATCCAGCTCTCAAATCACAAACTTGGCAGCCAAAGCCACAGTTCTAGGGGCCCAGAAATAATCACAGAATATAGCCATTGGTAAATTAACAGTGTAAAATACCCATTACCAAAGTAGAAATTTTCACCAATCTCAACAGGCGTAAAAAGTACAATGGATTTGGTTGCATTTTGTGGAAATTTGTCACTGTGAGATTTCTACTGAACAATTCACGGAATAATTCTTTCTGCTGTAGAGGTCCAAATGATGGATGATAACGTCCAGCCACCTTAAGGAGTTTGGTTTTTTAAGTTTGGTTGCCCTTGCAGGCTcctaacacaaaaatttggtcaGCTGCTCGAGTAACTTAGATGAACAAGGGTACCAGGTGCCTGTTAGGTAGACGCCTTGGCAACAGTTCACTATTTGACTTAGGTCACAAACAACATTCAAAATGTATAAGCAGTAAAATGTGAGGAACAAGGCATGGGAAGCATGGACTACTGGTCTGGACTATTGGCTCCTCAACACGTATCAGAAAAAAACTCCCAAATTTGGGAGAGTAAAAGATacttaaagtgcccctaaccctaaaatattttttatgctaaaatgaatttttgcaCCTGTTCAAGACGCATTGCAgcaattttttccttcttcttaaCAAATTCTGCCATTTAACAGGCTTCAAAACCTGCGAAAAACCAAGCACCTTTTCTTCATGATCGAGTCAGAAAGGGAGTGGGTCTATTCCTGACTTGATGgaacaaactgatttacatgcATTAACTCCTTGTCAACATGCATGCAAAGCAGATGCGCATTTTTCAATCCTTCCCTCTCCCTGTCCCAAGAGGGTTGGTATAAGTATCAGGTGGGGCAAGTTCTTCAACTGGAGTGTCAGATGGTCGCTGTTTTTGGGGTGGTTTGGTTAACGTACAGCTGCGCTCACAATTCATTGGTCATAACAAGCCTCTACCTGATAAGTTTTAAGACATCAGTTACCTTGCTGATCATTACTGGTGATGTGCTCAAGTATTGGTAACAAAAACAGTGGTGGGCAATTCCCTTAACATTTCAAATGACATTTTTGTTGGTCTTGAGGTTCCCTTTGTGACACAAATAATGGACAGACTGAGGACTGAAGAGTGACTACCAAACACTGTCTGAATGTAACAACAGAGTGCGGGCCCAGTAAATGATTGAGATTTGTTTAAATCATTGAATTTCCTAAAATGTCAGATACACATCTTAATGTGTCTTCCTGACACAAAGTAGAGGCAGCACCCTTAGCAAGTAGTACTAAAAAAGGTTAGGCTCTAGGGGACACTGTGACACTTGCACCGAACAGCTTGAATCTCATTAATATGCACCTTTTTAGGACATGTATGTAATTCTTATCAGAGCACACAAACAAATTTTGACAGCAATCACCCTACTTTTAAGATAAAAATATTTCACCTGTGATTTAAAAAAAACGCTGGTGGTAAaccaataaataataattgtctAAGCATAATGCCAATCTATATCTCTCGAGATCGTATCTCCAATTTATTTTACACCAAAAACTTTATTTACCAAATTAGGTAACTTTTTCTGCGTGACAGCAGGGTTGGACATTAGCACTTGCCCGCTCGCCCAGGCGAGTGTCTAAATTGTCGGGCGAGCGCAAATCACAGATCACTCGCCCGTTTGGCGAGTGCGATTTTTCAACGCCAAGAAATTAATTCAACTGCAAAATGAACGATGTTTTTTACATTCTGTTTTGCCAATAAACTTCTAGACACAAACTAAGTATTGTCCATTtctattttgcaaagttttaTATTCAAAATTGTGCAATAAAAAAACCTTTAGCTGGCTAACATCCACAATTCACATATATTGTAGaaagatgaagtgtttgaggggTCAAATTGTTACACCTGCGAATAATGCTGTATCACATTAGAAATTTCGAATTTTGAGGATTCCATATACGTACGTTGACATGGATACTAAGaaaacaaaggagacttttgtctgattggtctgtCCAATCTTGAATTTCGTTGGTCAATTCACTGAAATCTTGTCTATTCATACGAATCGCGCGAAGACGAGGAAAGtttttcaactgaaagaaaatcgtGGGGAATGATCGACAAAGGTCCAAAACCTGGTAAGTAAAAAAACTAGTATTCGGCGTCACGAAACGCTGGAGACGCACAGCAAAATGTCTCTTCCTGGCATCGTCTTCATTAAGAACAGAGTTTTGAACACAGGATTGAATTGTTTTTCAATAAAGGATGTTGAGTGTTCATGAAAATGTATGTCTTTTCttgcataaaataatattttgagcGCAAAACGGAAACGAGAACTGATTCATCGACAggggaaaattcaaaattagcaTTCAACTCATAAATAATAGCTTAGACTTGAAAGATGTCTGATATCCCCTAAAAGCCCAAAACATAAATGCAAGGTTAAAGTGAGGAAGCCGTTTTGACAAATTTCAAAGGTAGTTTCGAtgatataataaatatatttatccCAAACGCAAGCGGTTACAAGACTCGACGCGAAAACAGAAGGGAAAAAGGTACTGTAAAGGAAACTTGCTTCAAGTATCCGAGACTTTTGTCATGGGCTGTGGTCCAGGAAATCCCCTTTGCTAGTATTAGTTCATTTACCGAGGAACAGGCTTGTGCAGGAAACCTACATATTAAAGTGGCATTACACTGTGGAGAGAGCAAGACGTTGTAACCTGTCAACGTAATAAATGCCAAAATGGCTTCTCAGTAGTACCTCCAGTTTTTGCGGATTTGTTTATTGTGTGGTAATTTTTAGTTTCGGGAAGTTTCAGTCCTGAATCAATATAAAATTTCCTTTAATATGACGTATTATTTTACTGCATTACTTTGAATTGCGactcaaaacgtttttgaaatgATGCGGCTACAAATAACTTTACGAACAAGGCAGAAGAAATTCTCGTCATCAAGGTAATTCCTCGTCAAAATATCGATCAATAGTTTGTGGTCCGGGAATCGCTTTAAATCGATTAAAGCAAAGGCATTAAAGAATTgaatgagcccaacaaattgaatATTTAAGTGGCAAGGCGTGCGAAAACCACTTGCGGCGTTGAACAGTGAAGAagcttgaaagaggaaaaacaattATCGATGGATCACAAATTTCAGtggattaaccaatgaaattccagattggacagaccaatcagacaaaagtctcctttgtttaCTAAGAAGTAGTTTTCTTTTTCCCGTTTTTTCCCTACTTATTTGGatgaatgagtgaatgaataaatgaaggaataaatgaatgtgtatttatgtaccgcacatatcacatcgtctcatggcggtttacaattcttattattgagtgagatcgaacgtcagcttgtgaaggcgcctctggcagccgctatcagttcatatttgatctcactcacccacccaacccatgcatgaaatgtaggatagaccaccacaccgggaactacatgccctattTGTGTGAAGAAAGTTCCCGGGAGGGATATTTGACCTTAATTACAGTTGACACAAAAGGCTAAGTTGACGTCTACAGAGTTGTGTTCAAATACAATCGCGACTCGATCTTTCTTGTCTGTCCGTGATTAATTGAACTCACTAACTCTATGGTTTGTTTTCGTTCAATTGCGCATCTCATCTGTTGTATTGCATTAATGCCAAGTGCCTGTGGGATTC
This window of the Acropora muricata isolate sample 2 chromosome 14, ASM3666990v1, whole genome shotgun sequence genome carries:
- the LOC136898130 gene encoding E3 ubiquitin-protein ligase TRIM71-like; its protein translation is MDVQQLFTILKKEAECPLCLETVKNPKTLPCLHSFCLECLDKLANFARKQLQTSIKCPVCQASFPIPDSDTFANFPSSFHLNRLVDVLALEDGTVQVQKCNTCDENNPATSYCFVCQSFMCASCFQSHQRFKVTRGHRTVLIDKLKAQDVQELILRPVMCSQPYHEDQPIELYCEDCKVPICLRCSVMRHNRHLLTDMQKAAQEQKMQMVEAVAKVRAEILVYENEIKKQTEFKNKNITGIMDAEKKMTESVEELISDLREYEKQLKHKFRDIYEAEQKQHATRLENLELFITQLKASVERGQGILERNIGAEILQTSHAILGRSKELLNARKPDLYKSPNLYHLFEKNLHLLGQVIVTKTDSSMCLAECDVSGSGRGEEWNIVIVNRDSEGFQCYQQEDQIKVDILTPEGDHQETVLKDSKDGKYTVTYTPQCVGEHRLEIQVNGQSLTGSPYVGQVGERHYRFASKFGSRGKGTGEFDGIYDIAVSDKTGTIAVADVGNKRIQLFSSDGKLQREIMLDDTPSSVEFTHSGDLLTLLPVSNDKLHLFSEEGEFIKHINDQHLKEPQHLSIARDGCLIITDQGNNGVKVLSPDGIVLLLSFIAPNCDKYPECAVYHLDKFYVSYPGAHCIKVFDKRGVYLHNICCKGSNDGQSDCPVGLVIDEYNQLIVCDGDNQRLQLFSLSGTFLSKLQGEYFNNSYPWYAALNNNGTLFVADRLGKCIVTLKRKLF